In Dromaius novaehollandiae isolate bDroNov1 chromosome 4, bDroNov1.hap1, whole genome shotgun sequence, a single genomic region encodes these proteins:
- the BOD1L1 gene encoding biorientation of chromosomes in cell division protein 1-like 1 isoform X3 produces MASNSQPQPPPPPPPPPPPQQQPPLPGAGAAGGGGTAEPELVSMIVNHLKSQGLFDQFRRDCLADVDTKPAYQNLRQRVDNFVSNHLATHTWSPHLNKNQLRNNIRQQVLKSGMLESGIDRIISQVVDPKINHTFRPQVEKAVHEFLATLNHKEEAGPSTAPSEEKADTSVTVQGVSTAAPSGNVASDAMSILETITSLNQEASAARASTENSNSKSNDKVAKRLLSQQSVDGSTERERNAEDLPDREKAICDLSGEGAETFEKCEDLNELPYQSEEVKNAAKDTNSLTSTSKEIQQESEDQKSKLVDKCDKKPDSSEKGERRKEKKEKLEKKSDHSKKSDDSIKPKEEKQVRESEPPKQLVPEKNSNKHKTTESTKEEHTLVDSDVDVLSDITVSSVHTSDLSSFEEESEEEAVISDSTEEGEITSDDEEEKNSHSKTKSQSNELSDGKAKPVRHAYVRKPFLYSKYFSDSDDERTVEQRRQSIAKEKEERLLRRQINRERLEEKRKQKAAEKTKSLKTGSQNAKGKSGLNLEEPSSRSLESKATGTSIKDVLKEQKFLEKKVALSRKRKRDSRHVEDSWKKKYEPSEDDSKEMQKTNETCEKNSLKELKHNHGKSEISKPLRRLSESVHSTEENKSDSKVEKEHKRKMSTTLQVEGTQQDSEIRDSKKPDRADVNAEELQKQKSIFKNEKHPKKDSDTEIQHVRNAAKKEAKSYRDKNEKERTASEDKLSLKHKYKGDSIHKSSEDVELHPLERGLKGEDGAQKHNQQMKVSSDDKSERKNKHRSERKISVTGKDGKNISEYTLKAEELLRKENKKDRHLSTEKSRAEYKSKRSLSDPRPQKDSVSASKQPASASHRRSESYSEDKHEVESPNSDCNLKQEDNVHKDRRRSKSVVEDKLLLKSKSKSHSKQFKATETELQENLAKQETVQKLDKDKSMEENDSEKQHKSKNEDKNFEESGVVFEFESGVQSTQGSQKDFSHRVKLHSGERGSIKEKYRSDKDSSNSKLERKFSESHKSRSLKHSNKEIKKKEENSKLEDKDIKETDSSHEKVFGIVMTMDKKSSKKILCENRKGSISHQDMQAGEEKQSAGTTITSHTPATQKSSTNSDDSYSAHEGEPMELDVEQAKIQEASKIEGKNVQNSLQATDAENETKEKISLSVSNKELKCSLADLEACESQLLTAIEKTAKQEDIPNKDTGALDALSKQTSMDQGSHKQGAYQMSIVYETSGRILLNAPSKDQASDDSKKPKNLKTVLNPNVDNDPLAINSSRQGAADVKSMDMDISDFTDSLGSVSKEECHNSDGTSLFKDAFILKNDAAQAVYVEQDSAAISSFMKDDGNNAVMDSIEKDSEVPLPDEQAMEDRADLCIQEDYDKATKLETPQRSEFKIKDESLMTDITEDCGDATAKELVLTNLKRKERGCLNIDPSTKGERSTMVDIMKNNDVHDVGDMIESSSVLVPTRVPEEAVKHSVIASREEGNDMTGVEDKIESNAVGTSAGSNKLSLHSSLRTTAATVIGTSTETIESTVIATSTGEGRAEGASHSEKESDATTTCSEEESEVTLICTSIEADEGFTTGIWVKSSEGGGFITGADVGECTVAAAEEGGSGVVTAGLAESESFLTSTKGENDECSMVDAEESGKDSVNASGVEIEDNVNSAGVEEKDDAVTSAGSEEKRKTSTCGDAGKFESSVSCLGEVESDGAVTSAGTETGEGATSGDNSGEFSSSARRAGQVKEHEGTVTCTGAEERNHNFIICSVTGTDTQGESTVTGACIEMDMNNSATSGTSSDKCEDTINGESAVTSTGITPEDDAEISVVCTGLEDSNEEFAVCLDAEKCESLMDSTGAKEEASITMISIGPCDDEGFVTSTGSKEEDEEGEGIVTSTGRGNEEIEHASTCTGMESENAVICIGAEEGESSIICIVAEQMEAESGVAGTNTNKLTVDSMTGAEEEGNDGTNGKNTKGIVESSVTSASTAEDGGLTAHIGKHEHSLIPLDAEECEGPMTSAMTMQDKSQSSAVEEHENAMMSFRSRELDGSISSAVPKEDENSLIPADKEEKIKGDVISTSTVEESDAPLHSAMDAEEGPLAVARANESGGSSVVLIDTEDTEVPMPSTATEFKESVHVFSSKQEKDECTMISTSIVEEFETPMSSAAVEYDGQLPSVRAEEINENTMVSIDMEIYEVPMPSACSVGGDDDESHPTASGKEEKDECAMISTSVVEEQVILMSGEVAEEAVQHVSDAESKNETVMISTSTAECFEAPMSSVGVQDENKLTASETEGRYEAAMITTSMTEECEIVLISAAPQAESELIVAEGDEDAIISPNASEECKIVETSATVDEQFELAAFDADAKSKGSVIFVGECGAPVLRVATNSEDQHTASSVGGKEEGAVITLSTMEECDSLFTFAVIEESQLAAESTEVKGKSEETFNTANQIECILSTTGPEKSSNSLLVIGRENETSESVVRGESLASQTTVNSEITETDENSVNLLSVDEALCVEISTETAASASPSTEENEDDEEAEADVSHEDVVSELSCVISEAAMENETLRNINYKFNSNLLLESDFSEIRTPLPRAQALSLVSANAVTVNANNGEVTIEAKLGEKSDFPALHVEELYESDDKMSLVKIDDTGIEVTFQKSNATFKSGNNAALPNLAEELEFETNLRTEEPQQPESPRSEEVYVELHTEEFQKVCDFPKAERTHQLLLFINNYFLCFCDMEG; encoded by the exons atggccagcaactcccagccgcagcccccgccgccgccgcccccgccgccgcccccgcagcagcagccgccgctgccgggggccggggccgccggcgggggcggcACGGCGGAGCCCGAGCTGGTCTCCATGATCGTCAACCACCTCAAGAGCCAGGGGCTCTTCGACCAGTTCCGCCGCGACTGCCTGGCCGACGTGGACACCAAg CCTGCGTATCAGAATTTGAGGCAACGTGTTGACAACTTTGTTTCCAATCATTTGGCAACTCATACCTGGAGTCCTCATCTCAACAAGAACCAGCTGAGAAATAACATTAGGCAGCAGGTTCTCAA GTCTGGAATGTTGGAATCTGGAATTGACAGAATTATTTCTCAGGTTGTGGACCCAAAGATCAACCACACGTTCAGACCTCAGGTGGAAAAAGCTGTCCATGAATTTTTAGCCACATTGAATCACAAAGAGGAGGCAGGCCCTAGTACAGCTCCAAGTGAGGAGAAAGCAGATACTTCTGTTACAGTACAAG GTGTCTCTACTGCTGCTCCTAGTGGCAATGTAGCTAGTGATGCAATGTCCATTTTGGAAACAATAACATCTCTTAACCAAGAAGCAAGTGCCGCCAGGGCTTCAACAGAGAACTCAAATTCCAAGAGCAATGACAAAGTTGCAAAAAGACTCTTGTCTCAGCAGAGTGTTGATGGTAGCACTGAGAGAGAGCGAAATGCAGAGGACTTgccagacagagagaaagcaattTGTGATCTTTCTGGAGAAGGAGCCGAAACATTCGAAAAGTGTGAAGATTTAAATGAGCTTCCCTATCAAAGTGAAGAAGtaaaaaatgcagcaaaggaTACTAATAGTTTAACTTCTACAAGTAAGGAAATTCAACAGGAAAGTGAAGATCAAAAGAGTAAATTGGTAGATAAATGTGACAAGAAACCAGACAGCagtgagaaaggggaaagaagaaaagaaaagaaagaaaaacttgagAAGAAGTCTGACCATTCAAAGAAAAGTGACGATTCTATaaagccaaaagaagaaaagcaagtgagAGAGTCAGAACCACCAAAACAGTTagttccagaaaaaaatagcaataaacatAAAACAACTGAAAGCACAAAAGAAG aaCATACTTTGGTAGATTCAGATGTTGATGTACTCAGTGACATCACTGTCAGCTCTGTCCATACCAGTGACCTTTCTTCCTTTGAAGAGGAGAGTGAAGAGGAAGCTGTAATTTCTGACAGTACTGAAGAAGGGGAGATCACATCAGATG atgaggaggagaaaaacagtcaTAGTAAGACAAAGTCTCAGAGTAACGAGCTGAGTGATGGGAAAGCCAAGCCTGTTCGTCATGCTTATGTTCGCAAGCCTTTTTTGTACTCCAAGTACTTCAGTGATTCTGATGACGAACGAACCGTAGAGCAACGCCGTCAGTCCATT gctaaagaaaaagaagagagacttCTAAGAAGACAAATTAACAGGGAGAGGCTTGAAGAAAAACGTAAacagaaagctgcagaaaagacaAAGTCGCTGAAAACTGGAAGTCAAAATGCTAAAG gaaaaagtgGCTTGAACTTGGAAGAACCTTCATCAAGAAGTCTTGAATCGAAAGCTACTGGTACCAGCATTAAGGATGTACttaaagaacagaaatttttagaaaaaaaagtagccctgagcagaaaaagaaaaagagattcaaG GCATGTTGAAGATAGTTGGAAAAAGAAATACGAGCCATCTGAAGATGActctaaagaaatgcaaaagacaAATGAG ACttgtgaaaaaaattctttaaaagaaCTGAAGCATAATCATGGAAAAAGTGAAATATCTAAACCTCTTAGAAGACTTTCAGAATCAGTGCATtcaactgaagaaaacaaaagtgaTTCTAAAGTGGAGaaagaacataaaagaaaaatgtccaCCACTCTTCAGGTTGAAGGAACCCAGCAGGACAGTGAAATAAGGGATTCAAAAAAACCAGATAGAGCAGATGTTAATGCTGAAGAACTACAGAAGCAGaaatctatatttaaaaatgaaaaacatcccAAAAAAGATAGTGATACAGAAATTCAGCATGTCAGAAATGCTGCCAAAAAAGAAGCCAAATCTTacagagataaaaatgaaaaggagagaaCTGCTTCGGAAGATAAACTTTCTTTAAAGCACAAATATAAAGGAGACAGTATTCATAAATCAAGCGAGGATGTTGAACTCCATCCTCTCGAGAGAGGCTTAAAAGGAGAGGATGGTGCTCAGAAGCATAATCAGCAAATGAAAGTTTCTTCAGATGACAAATccgaaagaaaaaataaacacagaagtgAACGGAAAATATCGGTAactggaaaagatggaaaaaatatttctgaatatactTTAAAAGCTGAAGAACTACTgcgtaaagaaaataaaaaagacagacatCTCTCAACAGAAAAATCAAGAGCAGAATACAAGTCCAAAAGGTCACTGAGTGATCCTAGGCCACAAAAGGATTCCGTAAGTGCCTCAAAGCAACCTGCTTCTGCATCACACAGAAGAAGTGAAAGTTACTCGGAAGATAAACATGAAGTAGAATCACCTAACTCTGATTGTAATTTGAAACAAGAAGATAATGTTCACAAAGATAGACGAAGATCTAAGAGTGTTGTAGAAGACAAGCTTTTGTTAAAGTCCAAGTCAAAGAGTCATAGTAAGCAATTCAAAGCAACTGAAACAGAATTACAGGAAAACTTAGCAAAACAAGAGACAGTTCAGAAACTGGACAAAGATAAGAGTATGGAAGAGAATGACTcagaaaagcaacacaaatccaaaaatgaagataaaaatttTGAGGAAAGTGGTGTTGTGTTTGAGTTTGAAAGTGGTGTGCAGTCAACTCAGGGATCACAAAAAGACTTTAGTCACAGAGTTAAGTTGCATTCAGGAGAAAGAGGATCtataaaagagaaatacaggAGCGATAAAGATTCAAGCAACTCCAAACTAGAAAGAAAGTTCTCTGAAAGTCACAAAAGCAGAAGCTTAAAGCATAGTAACAAGGAAataaagaagaaggaagagaatagCAAATTGGAGGATAAAGACATTAAAGAAACAGATAGCAGTCATGAAAAAGTGTTCGGCATTGTAATGACAATGGATAAGAAATCAAGTAAGAAGATACTGtgtgaaaacagaaaaggcagtATATCACACCAAGATATGCaagcaggagaggaaaagcagTCAGCTGGCACAACTATAACCAGCCATACTCCAGCCACTCAAAAGTCAAGTACAAACAGTGATGACTCGTATTCTGCCCATGAGGGAGAGCCGATGGAACTTGATGTGGAACAAGCAAAAATACAGGAAGCATCTAAAATCgaaggaaaaaatgttcagaattcCCTCCAAGCCACAGATGCTGAAaatgagacaaaagaaaaaatctctctctctgtttcaaaTAAGGAATTAAAATGCAGCTTGGCAGATCTTGAAGCTTGTGAATCTCAGCTTCTGACTGCAATTGAAAAAACTGCTAAACAAGAAGACATCCCTAATAAAGACACTGGTGCCTTAGACGCTTTGTCCAAACAAACTTCCATGGATCAAGGATCCCATAAACAAGGGGCTTATCAAATGAGCATTGTGTACGAAACAAGTGGTAGAATCTTACTGAATGCTCCCAGTAAGGATCAAGCTTCAGATGACAGCAAAAAACCAAAGAATTTAAAAACTGTGCTAAATCCCAATGTAGATAATGATCCTTTAGCTATTAATTCTTCCAGACAAGGTGCTGCTGATGTGAAGTCCATGGATATGGATATCTCAGATTTTACAGATTCCTTGGGTAGTGTGTCTAAAGAAGAATGCCATAATTCAGATGGGACTTCTTTATTTAAAGATGCTTTCATTTTGAAGAATGATGCAGCACAGGCTGTGTACGTGGAACAAGACAGTGCTGCAATAAGTTCTTTTATGAAAGATGATGGCAACAATGCTGTTATGGACAGCATAGAAAAAGATAGTGAGGTGCCCCTACCTGATGAACAGGCAATGGAAGACAGAGCTGACTTATGTATTCAAGAAGATTATGACAAAGCAACTAAGTTAGAGACCCCTCAAAGAAgtgagtttaaaataaaagatgaaagctTGATGACTGACATAACTGAAGATTGTGGAGATGCAACAGCAAAAGAACTTGTCCTAACAAacctaaaaagaaaggaaagaggatgCTTGAATATAGACCCTTCTACAAAGGGAGAAAGAAGCACGATGGTGGATATCATGAAAAACAATGATGTGCATGATGTTGGTGATATGATAGAATCTTCCTCTGTGTTAGTGCCCACAAGAGTTCCAGAAGAAGCAGTCAAACACTCCGTTATAGCTAGTAGAGAAGAAGGGAATGACATGACTGGCGTAGAAGATAAAATAGAAAGCAATGCAGTAGGTACCAGTGCAGGAAGTAATAAACTTAGCTTGCACAGCAGCCTTCGAACAACTGCAGCCACTGTGATAGGTACTAGCACAGAAACAATTGAGAGCACTGTAATAGCCACTAGTacaggagaaggaagagctgaGGGTGCATCacattctgaaaaggaaagtgatgcTACAACCACTTGCTCAGAAGAAGAAAGTGAAGTGACATTAATTTGCACAAGCATAGAAGCTGATGAAGGCTTCACAACAGGCATCTGGGTAAAAAGTAGTGAGGGAGGTGGTTTCATCACAGGAGCGGATGTTGGTGAGTGTACTGTTGCAGCAGCTGAGGAAGGCGGTAGTGGTGTTGTTACTGCAGGATTAGCAGAAAGTGAAAGTTTCCTAACTAgtacaaaaggagaaaatgatgaGTGCAGCATGGTTGATGCAGAAGAAAGTGGTAAGGATTCAGTCAATGCAAGTGGAGTAGAAATTGAAGACAATGTGAATAGTGCTGGAGTGGAAGAAAAAGATGATGCTGTAACTAGTGCAGGCTCTGAAGAAAAGCGAAAAACTTCAACCTGTGGAGATGCTGGCAAATTTGAAAGTTCTGTATCCTGTTTAGGTGAAGTGGAGAGCGATGGTGCCGTAACCAGCGCGGGGACAGAAACAGGTGAAGGAGCCACAAGTGGCGACAATTCAGGTGAATTTAGTAGCAGTGCAAGAAGAGCTGGCCAAGTGAAAGAACATGAAGGTACTGTGACTTGCACaggtgcagaagaaagaaatcataACTTTATAATCTGCTCAGTGACTGGTACAGATACCCAAGGAGAAAGCACTGTAACGGGTGCATGTATTGAAATGGACATGAACAACAGTGCCACAAGTGGAACTAGTAGTGACAAATGTGAGGATACTATAAATGGTGAAAGTGCAGTGACCAGCACAGGCATAACTCCAGAAGATGATGCTGAAATTTCAGTAGTCTGCACAGGCCTAGAAGATAGCAATGAAGAGTTTGCAGTTTGTTTGGATGCTGAAAAATGTGAAAGTCTAATGGACAGTACAGGAGCAAAGGAAGAAGCCAGCATCACTATGATCAGTATAGGCCCTTGTGATGATGAGGGTTTTGTGACTAGTACAGGCTCaaaagaggaggatgaagaaggAGAGGGTATTGTGACCAGTACtggaagaggaaatgaagaaatTGAGCATGCTTCTACTTGTACGGGAATGGAAAGTGAGAATGCTGTAATTTGTATAGGTGCAGAAGAAGGCGAAAGTTCCATTATCTGCATAGTTGCTGAACAAATGGAAGCTGAATCAGGAGTGGCTGGCACAAATACAAATAAGCTTACTGTTGACAGCATGACAGGTGCGGAGGAAGAAGGTAATGATGGCACAAACGGCAAAAATACTAAAGGGATTGTTGAAAGCAGTGTAACCAGTGCAAGTACTGCGGAGGATGGTGGCCTGACAGCACATATAGGAAAACATGAACATAGCCTGATTCCATTAGATGCTGAGGAATGTGAGGGTCCTATGACTAGTGCTATGACAATGCAAGATAAAAGTCAGTCCAGTGCTGTAGAAGAGCATGAGAATGCCATGATGTCCTTTCGCAGCAGAGAACTTGATGGCTCTATAAGTAGTGCAGTTCCAAAGGAAGATGAGAATTCTCTTATTCCTGctgacaaggaagaaaaaattaaagggGATGTTATCTCTACCAGTACAGTGGAAGAAAGTGATGCTCCCTTACATTCAGCCATGGATGCTGAGGAAGGTCCACTCGCTGTTGCAAGAGCAAATGAAAGTGGAGGAAGCTCTGTGGTCTTAATAGACACTGAAGACACAGAGGTGCCAATGCCCAGTACAGCTACAGAATTTAAAGAGAGTGTGCATGTTTTTAGCAGTAAGCAAGAAAAAGATGAGTGCACTATGATTTCCACAAGTATTGTGGAGGAATTTGAGACTCCTATGTCAAGCGCTGCTGTTGAATATGATGGCCAGCTCCCCTCTGTgagagcagaagaaataaatgagaatacTATGGTTTCTATAGATATGGAAATATATGAGGTTCCTATGCCCAGTGCATGCAGTGTGGGAGGAGATGATGATGAAAGTCACCCAACTGCTAGtggtaaagaagaaaaagatgagtgTGCTATGATTTCCACAAGTGTTGTGGAAGAACAGGTAATCCTCATGTCTGGTGAAGTCGCAGAAGAGGCAGTTCAACATGTCTCAGATGCAGAGTCGAAAAATGAAACAGTAATGATCTCTACAAGTACAGCAGAATGTTTTGAAGCTCCAATGTCTAGCGTAGGTGTGCAAGATGAAAACAAACTCACTGcttcagaaacagaaggaagGTATGAAGCTGCTATGATCACTACTAGTATGACGGAAGAATGTGAGATAGTCCTGATTAGTGCAGCACCACAAGCTGAAAGTGAGCTCATCGTAGCAGAAGGAGATGAAGATGCCATTATCTCTCCAAATGCATCAGAGGAATGTAAGATCGTGGAGACCAGTGCAACTGTAGATGAACAGTTTGAACTAGCGGCTTTTGATGCAGATGCAAAAAGCAAAGGTTCTGTGATTTTTGTGGGAGAATGTGGAGCTCCTGTGCTTAGGGTAGCCACCAACAGTGAAGATCAACACACTGCTTCAAGTGTTGGAGGTAAAGAGGAAGGGGCAGTGATCACGCTGAGCACGATGGAAGAATGTGATAGTCTCTTCACCTTTGCAGTCATAGAAGAAAGTCAGCTTGCTGCTGAGAGTACAGAAGTAAAAGGCAAAAGTGAGGAAACTTTTAATACTGCTAACCAGATTGAATGCATCCTGTCAACTACAGGCCCAGAAAAAAGTAGTAATTCTTTGCTTGTCATTGGTAGAGAAAATGAGACCTCTGAGAGTGTTGTGAGGGGAGAATCATTAGCATCTCAAACAACAGTAAACAGTGAAATCACAGAAACGGATGAAAATTCAGTGAACCTTCTGAGCGTAGATGAAGCCCTTTGTGTGGAGATTAGTACGGAGACTGCTGCGAGTGCAAGCCCTTccacagaggaaaatgaagatgatGAGGAAGCTGAAGCTGATGTTTCACATGAGGATGTTGTATCAGAACTCTCTTGTGTGATTTCAGAAGCAGCAATGGAGAATGAAACTCTGAGGAATATAAACTATAAATTCAATTCAAACTTGCTTTTAGAAAGTGACTTTTCTGAAATAAGGACTCCACTGCCTAGGGCACAGGCTCTTTCCTTAGTTTCTGCAAATGCAGTTACTGTAAATGCAAACAATGGTGAAGTGACTATAGAAgcaaaattaggggaaaaaagtgaCTTCCCTGCATTGCATGTAGAAGAGCTGTATGAAAGTGATGACAAGATGAGCTTGGTTAAAATAGATGATACTGGAATTGAAGTTACTTTCCAAAAAAGTAATGCAACCTTTAAATCag gCAATAATGCAGCATTACCAAACTTGGCAGAAGAACTAGAATTTGAAACCAACTTGAGAACTGAAGAG ccACAACAGCCTGAAAGTCCAAGAAGTGAAGAGGTATATGTGGAACTTCATACTGAAGAGTTTCAAAAAG TATGCGATTTCCCAAAAGCAGAGAGAACCCATCAGCTtctattatttataaataattattttctatgtttttgtGACATGGAAGGCTAA